The Gordonia terrae genome contains the following window.
ACGCCGACATCCCCAAGATCGTGCGCGACAAGGTCCTCGAGATCGGCTACGACTCCTCGACGAAGGGATTCGACGGCGCGTCGTGCGGCGTGAACGTCGCCATCGGTGCGCAGTCCCCGGACATCGCCGGCGGCGTCTTCAACTCGCACGAGAGCCGCAGCGGCATCTCGGAAGACGAGATCGACAGCCAGGGCGCCGGCGACCAGGGCCTCATGTTCGGATACGCCACCAACGAGACCCCCGAGCTCATGCCGGTGCCGATCGCGCTGGCCCACCGCCTGTCGCGTCGCCTCACCGAGGTGCGCAAGAACGGCACGCTGCCGTACCTGCGCCCGGACGGCAAGACGCAGGTCACCATCGAATACGACGGTGACACGCCGGTTCGTCTGGACACCGTGGTCCTGTCGACGCAGCACGCGGCCGACATCGACCTCGACAACCTCCTCACCCCGGACATCAAGAAGCAGGTCGTCGACGCGGTACTCGCCGAGATCGACCTGCCGACCCTCGACACCACCGACTACCGCCTCCTGGTGAACCCGACCGGCAAGTTCGTCCTCGGAGGTCCGATGGGTGACGCCGGGCTGACCGGTCGCAAGATCATCGTCGACACCTACGGCGGCATGGCCCGCCACGGTGGTGGCGCGTTCTCCGGCAAGGATCCGTCGAAGGTCGACCGCAGCGCCGCCTACGCGATGCGCTGGGTCGCCAAGAACGCCGTGGCGGCGGGGCTCGCCAACCGCATCGAGGTCCAGGTCGCCTATGCCATCGGCAAGGCCGCACCGGTCGGGTTGTTCGTCGAGACGTTCGGCACCGAGAAGGTCGATCCGGCCGTCATCGAGCGCGTCATCAAGGAGAACTTCGACCTGCGTCCGCTCGCGATCATCCGCGACCTGGACCTGTTGCGCCCGATCTACGCGCCGACCGCCGCCTATGGCCACTTCGGCCGCACCGACGTCGACCTGCCGTGGGAGCGGACCGACCGCGCGGAGAAGCTGCGGGCCGCCGCGGGTCTGTAGACCCTCTGCGGAAGTACTCTCACTGACACCCAAAGGAGCACGGGTCCCGGCCGCTGAGCTGCCGGTGGCCCGTGTTCTGCCTGTTCTGGGACTCGCGCACCTCGACCGGCCGTTCGACTACCTGATCGACGCCGACCAGGACGAGGCCGCGCAGCCCGGCGTGCGCGTCCGCGTGCGATTCTCCGGTCGGCTCGTCGACGGTTACCTTCTCGACCGCATCGAGAAGAGCGATCACCCCGGCAAGCTGGGGTGGCTCGACCGTGTCGTGTCCGCGGAACCGGTGCTGACCCCACAACTGGCGACGCTGTGTCGCGCTGTGGCCGATCGGTATGCGGGGACCATGGGCGACGTCGTGCGTCTGGCGATCCCGCCGCGGCACGCGCGCACCGAGAAGGAGACGACTCCAGAACCGACTTCCGTCGTGGAGACGCCCGAGCTCGCCGACTGGCATCGGTATCCGCTCGCCGATTCCTACGTCGAGAATCTCGTCGACGGCCATCCGCGCGCCGTCTGGCAGGCCCTGCCGGGGGAGGACTGGCCACGTCGTCTCGCCGAGCTCGCCGCGGCGACGCTCGCGTCCGGGCGCGGGTGCATTCTCATCGTCCCCGATCAGCGGGATCTCGATCGCGTATGGGCGGAGTGTGAGCCGCTGATCGGCGATCGTGGTGTCGCGCTGTCGGCCGGTCTCGGACCCACCGCGCGCTATCGCAGGTGGCTGGCCGTGCGGCGGGGCGCCGCGCAACTGGTGATCGGCACCCGCAGCGCGGTGTTCGCGCCGGTCGCCGATCTCGGCCTCGTCGTCGTGTGGGATGACGGCGACGACAGCATGTCGGACCCGCGGGCGCCGTATCCGCACCCCCGCGAGGTTGCGGTGCTGCGCTCCCACCACGAGCGATGCGGCCTGCTGCTCGGCGGTTTCGCCCGGACCGCCGAGGCCCAGGCGCTGGTCGCGTCGGGCTGGGCGCATGATCTCGTCGCCGATCGCGCGACCGTCCGTGGCCGCAGCCCACGCGTCCAGGCCATCTCCGACGACGACCGCCAGATCGCGCGCGACCCCATGGCGAGGTCGGCACGTATCCCCGAAGTCGCGTTCGACGCGGCACGCTCGGCGTTCGCCGCCGATCGTCCGGTGGTGTTCAGCGTCCCGCGGCGCGGATATGTGCCGTCGCTGGCGTGCACGCGCTGCCGGGAACACGCGCGCTGCCGCGCCTGTCACGGTCCCCTCCAACTCGACGCCGACCAGCGGCTGAGCTGCCGATGGTGTGGGCGTCCCGAACGGTCCTTCCGCTGCCCGGAGTGCGGCAACACCTCGGTGCGGGCGACGGTGACCGGCGCCCGCCGGACGGCCGAGGAGCTGGGCCGCGCGTTCGCCGGTGTGCCCGTCCTGACCAGCGGGGGCGACACGATCCTCGACGAGATCGAACCCGGTGCGCGGCTCGTGGTCGCGACACCGGGCGCCGAACCGGTGGCTCCGGGCGGGTACGGCGCGGCGGTCGTCGTCGACACCTGGGCGCAGCTCGACCGTGCCGACCTGCGCGCCGAGGAGCACGCGGTCCGCCGCTGGATGGCGCTCGCCGCGATGGTCACGCCGCACGGCGATGGCGGTCGCGTGGTGATCGTCGCCGACTCGTCACTGGCTCCCGTGCAAGCGCTGATCCGTTGGGACCCGGTGGGATTCGCGTCGATCCAGTTGCGGCAGCGGGTGGAACTCGGCTTTCCGCCGGCCGTCACGATGGCCTCGGTCGACGGACCGACCGGGGTGATCACGGACTTCGTCGAGCATCTCGAATTGCCCACTGACGCGGACGTTCTCGGACCCGTGCCCCTACCTCCAGGAGTGCGGCCCCCCGCCGGAAGCGCGGACTGGGAGGCCGCGGCAGATGACGAGATGGATCGAATTCTGGTGCGGTTGCCGCGTAAGGACGGACGGTTCCTCGCGGAGGCGCTCGTCGCGGGCCAGGTCCGCCGGAACACGCATCGGCAGACCGGGCCGATCCGGGTGCAGATCGACCCGCCTACGATCGGATGAATGCGCATCGTTTTCGCCGGGACCCCCGAGGTCGCCGTGCCGTCGTTGCAGGCCCTCATCGACTCGCC
Protein-coding sequences here:
- the metK gene encoding methionine adenosyltransferase, translating into MTTSSRLFTSESVTEGHPDKICDAISDSILDAILTDDPKARVAVETLVTTGQVHVAGEVTTTAYADIPKIVRDKVLEIGYDSSTKGFDGASCGVNVAIGAQSPDIAGGVFNSHESRSGISEDEIDSQGAGDQGLMFGYATNETPELMPVPIALAHRLSRRLTEVRKNGTLPYLRPDGKTQVTIEYDGDTPVRLDTVVLSTQHAADIDLDNLLTPDIKKQVVDAVLAEIDLPTLDTTDYRLLVNPTGKFVLGGPMGDAGLTGRKIIVDTYGGMARHGGGAFSGKDPSKVDRSAAYAMRWVAKNAVAAGLANRIEVQVAYAIGKAAPVGLFVETFGTEKVDPAVIERVIKENFDLRPLAIIRDLDLLRPIYAPTAAYGHFGRTDVDLPWERTDRAEKLRAAAGL
- a CDS encoding primosomal protein N'; the protein is MARVLPVLGLAHLDRPFDYLIDADQDEAAQPGVRVRVRFSGRLVDGYLLDRIEKSDHPGKLGWLDRVVSAEPVLTPQLATLCRAVADRYAGTMGDVVRLAIPPRHARTEKETTPEPTSVVETPELADWHRYPLADSYVENLVDGHPRAVWQALPGEDWPRRLAELAAATLASGRGCILIVPDQRDLDRVWAECEPLIGDRGVALSAGLGPTARYRRWLAVRRGAAQLVIGTRSAVFAPVADLGLVVVWDDGDDSMSDPRAPYPHPREVAVLRSHHERCGLLLGGFARTAEAQALVASGWAHDLVADRATVRGRSPRVQAISDDDRQIARDPMARSARIPEVAFDAARSAFAADRPVVFSVPRRGYVPSLACTRCREHARCRACHGPLQLDADQRLSCRWCGRPERSFRCPECGNTSVRATVTGARRTAEELGRAFAGVPVLTSGGDTILDEIEPGARLVVATPGAEPVAPGGYGAAVVVDTWAQLDRADLRAEEHAVRRWMALAAMVTPHGDGGRVVIVADSSLAPVQALIRWDPVGFASIQLRQRVELGFPPAVTMASVDGPTGVITDFVEHLELPTDADVLGPVPLPPGVRPPAGSADWEAAADDEMDRILVRLPRKDGRFLAEALVAGQVRRNTHRQTGPIRVQIDPPTIG